A region from the Bradyrhizobium erythrophlei genome encodes:
- a CDS encoding ABC transporter permease codes for MASDASAVEPGSSSGGLLAQFLKKPSQEQIVLLITIALLILFSLTLPGFSSVANLLNLMRSISILGILGLGMGLIVISRGIDLSEVAIMAGSWAVGLIEMQMGMPIFWASVLALAVALSIGAINGIMVAFVEAPALFVTLAAGSVIYGGAFWFAPVWVVYAPPTAHSLLFLGAGHLYGVPMPIFVFALCALIVHLFLSHTSTGRFIYSQGDNPEAARLTGIALRPLTVLEYMIVAFLAWIAGLIWVGTTGSIQMAVVQGTYVFDVILVVVLGGISLIGGRGSVFSVVVGCALIGTLLNAFTIMDVNSEVQNIIRGVVLLAAIILDNWLHPRDEETARQGD; via the coding sequence ATGGCGAGTGATGCTTCGGCCGTGGAACCTGGTAGTTCATCGGGCGGTCTGCTGGCGCAATTTCTGAAGAAGCCGTCGCAGGAACAGATCGTGCTGCTCATCACGATCGCGCTGCTCATCCTGTTCAGCCTGACCCTGCCGGGCTTCTCGAGCGTCGCCAATCTGTTGAACCTGATGCGCAGCATCTCCATTCTCGGGATCCTCGGTCTCGGCATGGGCCTGATCGTGATCAGCCGCGGCATCGACCTCAGCGAGGTCGCCATCATGGCGGGTTCCTGGGCAGTTGGGCTGATCGAGATGCAGATGGGTATGCCGATCTTCTGGGCGTCGGTTCTGGCGCTCGCTGTCGCGCTGTCGATCGGCGCCATAAACGGCATTATGGTGGCGTTCGTCGAGGCGCCTGCGCTGTTCGTCACGCTGGCTGCCGGTTCGGTGATCTACGGCGGCGCCTTCTGGTTCGCGCCGGTCTGGGTAGTCTATGCGCCGCCGACTGCGCATTCGCTGCTCTTCCTCGGCGCCGGACATCTCTATGGCGTGCCGATGCCGATCTTCGTCTTTGCGCTTTGCGCGCTGATTGTTCATCTCTTCCTGTCGCACACCTCGACCGGCCGCTTCATCTACTCCCAGGGCGACAATCCGGAGGCAGCCAGGCTGACGGGAATCGCGCTCCGCCCGCTGACCGTCCTCGAATACATGATCGTGGCCTTCCTGGCCTGGATCGCCGGGCTGATCTGGGTCGGCACCACCGGCAGCATCCAGATGGCGGTGGTACAGGGCACCTATGTCTTCGACGTCATCCTCGTGGTCGTGCTCGGAGGCATCAGCCTGATTGGCGGCCGCGGCAGCGTGTTTAGCGTGGTGGTCGGCTGCGCACTGATCGGCACCTTGCTCAATGCCTTCACCATCATGGACGTGAACAGCGAAGTGCAGAACATCATCCGCGGGGTGGTTCTGCTCGCCGCCATCATTCTGGACAATTGGCTGCATCCGCGGGACGAGGAGACCGCGCGGCAGGGCGATTGA
- a CDS encoding SMP-30/gluconolactonase/LRE family protein: MDGGYTPNDRLDALSPIGAPIPGADDIAEGGDGAIYVSAGKQVLRLAGARYEARSVFAEFDGAAGGLVFHPDGRLLVCVTGRGLAAVDAGGRQSWLNQVEDQPLQCLTSVAVATDGNIFMTDGSSRHVREDWVRDLMEKNHLGRLVACGAGLDGAKSLLRDLYYPHGVAIAADGKTLWFTESWKHQISRAAISGHDIAAPQTVIGNVPGYPTRLGYCAGGGFWLSVFAVRTHLVEFVLREDDFRQEMMETIPPGLWISPALATSGHCHEPMQFGSIKALGIEKPWAPPRSYGLLARIDQEGEAVESLHSRVGGRHHGITAARDTAQGLVIVSRGSGRVLLDRSGGGV, from the coding sequence ATGGACGGCGGCTATACCCCGAACGATCGGTTGGACGCGCTCAGCCCGATCGGGGCGCCGATTCCAGGGGCCGACGATATCGCCGAAGGCGGCGACGGCGCGATCTATGTCTCTGCGGGCAAGCAGGTGCTGCGTCTAGCCGGTGCCAGGTACGAGGCGCGCTCTGTCTTCGCCGAGTTCGACGGCGCGGCAGGTGGTCTGGTCTTTCACCCCGATGGGCGCCTGCTGGTCTGCGTCACCGGCCGCGGCTTGGCCGCGGTCGACGCTGGCGGCCGACAGTCCTGGCTCAATCAGGTCGAAGACCAGCCGCTGCAATGCCTCACCAGCGTTGCCGTCGCGACCGACGGCAACATCTTCATGACCGACGGCAGCAGTCGGCACGTGCGCGAGGATTGGGTGCGCGATCTCATGGAGAAGAACCACCTCGGCCGTTTGGTCGCGTGCGGCGCAGGGCTCGACGGCGCGAAGAGCCTGTTGCGTGATCTGTATTATCCGCACGGGGTCGCCATTGCGGCCGACGGCAAGACGCTCTGGTTTACCGAAAGCTGGAAGCACCAGATCAGCCGCGCCGCCATTTCCGGCCACGACATCGCGGCGCCGCAAACGGTCATCGGCAACGTGCCGGGATATCCGACGCGGCTCGGATATTGCGCGGGGGGCGGGTTCTGGCTCAGCGTCTTCGCCGTGCGCACGCATCTGGTCGAGTTCGTGCTACGCGAGGACGATTTCCGCCAAGAGATGATGGAGACTATCCCGCCCGGCCTCTGGATCTCGCCCGCGCTCGCTACCAGCGGTCATTGCCACGAGCCGATGCAGTTCGGCTCGATCAAGGCGCTTGGGATCGAGAAGCCCTGGGCGCCGCCGCGCTCCTACGGGCTGCTGGCCCGCATCGATCAGGAAGGCGAAGCGGTGGAAAGCCTGCATAGCCGGGTCGGCGGGCGGCATCACGGCATCACCGCCGCGCGCGACACGGCGCAGGGCTTGGTGATTGTGTCGAGGGGCAGCGGTCGCGTGCTGCTGGATCGTTCGGGAGGCGGTGTATGA
- a CDS encoding tetratricopeptide repeat protein: MAARGSGGLLLCLGFLLAMPVLAATPADRGECAASADKPDVGGAPCSRIIDDASEQVAERVKAFKNRGRGFFNGKDYDRAIADYGEAIKLSPKDAWAFAHRCEAYESKEDHDAAIADCTEAIKIDPKYGWAYNNRGVAYYGLHEYDAALADHAEAIRVDSRDVWAYARRGMAWTEKGEFDQAIADLTEAVTIDPKYAFGFGQRGQALFRKRLITKKGGWEPAIADYIEAIKLDPNLLWLYSSRGVAYSNNRQYDLAVTDCSEVVRREPKNAAGYNCRGVALEGFKDYRHAIADYDQSIGIDPRNGVAYWNRGNAYMALRKIDDAIADYDQAIAINPKDFNAFNSRGKAWVAKGDSNRAVTDFTQAIQFGPSYVEAYNNRGLSNEVLGRRTDAIADFRKAQSIDPADPVSKQQLRVFGF; the protein is encoded by the coding sequence ATGGCAGCGCGCGGATCAGGTGGACTGCTTCTTTGCCTGGGTTTCCTGCTTGCGATGCCGGTGCTGGCCGCCACGCCGGCCGACCGGGGCGAGTGCGCCGCCAGCGCCGACAAGCCCGACGTCGGGGGCGCGCCCTGCAGCCGCATCATCGACGATGCAAGCGAGCAGGTGGCAGAACGCGTCAAGGCCTTCAAGAACCGGGGCCGCGGCTTCTTCAACGGGAAGGATTACGACCGCGCGATTGCCGACTACGGCGAGGCCATCAAGCTCAGCCCGAAGGACGCCTGGGCCTTTGCGCACCGGTGCGAGGCTTACGAGAGCAAAGAGGACCACGACGCGGCCATTGCGGATTGCACCGAGGCGATCAAGATTGATCCGAAATATGGCTGGGCCTACAACAACCGTGGCGTCGCCTACTACGGCCTGCATGAATACGACGCTGCGCTGGCCGACCACGCCGAGGCGATCAGGGTCGATTCCAGGGACGTCTGGGCCTATGCCCGCCGCGGCATGGCGTGGACGGAAAAGGGCGAATTCGACCAGGCGATCGCCGATCTCACCGAGGCGGTCACGATCGATCCGAAATACGCCTTTGGTTTCGGCCAAAGGGGTCAGGCGCTCTTCAGGAAGAGGTTGATCACGAAGAAAGGCGGATGGGAGCCCGCCATCGCCGACTACATCGAGGCCATCAAGCTCGATCCAAACCTGCTTTGGCTGTACAGCTCGCGTGGCGTTGCCTACAGCAACAACCGTCAATACGACCTCGCCGTTACCGATTGCAGCGAGGTCGTCAGGCGCGAACCCAAAAATGCCGCCGGGTACAATTGCCGCGGCGTGGCGCTCGAAGGCTTTAAGGACTATCGCCACGCGATCGCCGATTATGATCAGTCGATCGGCATCGATCCAAGGAACGGCGTGGCGTATTGGAATCGCGGCAATGCCTATATGGCGCTGCGCAAGATCGATGACGCGATCGCCGACTATGACCAGGCGATCGCGATCAACCCCAAGGACTTCAACGCTTTCAACTCCCGCGGCAAAGCCTGGGTCGCAAAGGGTGACAGCAACCGCGCGGTTACGGATTTCACGCAAGCGATCCAGTTCGGTCCGTCCTATGTCGAGGCCTACAACAACCGCGGCCTCTCCAATGAAGTGCTGGGCCGCCGCACTGATGCGATCGCCGATTTCCGCAAGGCGCAATCGATCGACCCGGCCGACCCGGTCAGCAAGCAACAGCTCCGCGTGTTCGGTTTCTGA
- a CDS encoding ABC transporter permease, with amino-acid sequence MSANTMGTSFGTRLRASLSPRLLLSELLLKQWFEPVIPFTLMIALLLWFSATIPNYAGLENLLSLMRLYAEFGFVASGMAFCLITGGIDLSVGAIFALCNFTALFLLNVAELPVPLVILGTMAVGAAVGGINGLLIGYLKARPFLTTLVTLIILRASVNILNEKFATVFATNSVDSDAWDYLGEGYALGVPINAATLIVVLIIGHIFLSRSRYGWHLTAIGASRKAARHAGIPVERMLLFTYALSGMLCAIGGVFYAARQNSTDSTTGYLWEFQALTAVILGGVSLAGGKGTIWRAMLGGVITFVLTNGLVRMGIPGYITSGIIGIILLAAVGIDVKWAKNRGKAIQKIYVNPAAVPLVDSPSLERGSNTPFAQNDRLINAEAIGLNQVEGPEDVILDRHDRLYGSTRDGNIIRFSGPNFEQRDVFAHIGGRPLGMQFDQDENLIVAVAGMGVYGIKPDGTLFKVTDETNRTWYKLNDDSRLRMADDLDIAPDGKIYFSDCTTRYEMTTNSLDIMEGRPNGRLVVYDPATKKTWTVINHFYFPNGICVSHDGKSVLIASTSLCQVFRYWLEGPRKGELEVILDKLPGNCDNINRASDGNYWLALVGIRTPVFDLAMKKPGFRLRMVKQVPTDEWLAPGLNHGCVLKFTESGEVLESYWDPTGISHSTLTSMREHKGYLYLGGLENNRIGRIKLDNVDPTWTGYEAYWGNKRRDRA; translated from the coding sequence ATGTCGGCCAACACCATGGGCACCAGCTTCGGCACGCGGTTGCGCGCCAGCCTGTCGCCGCGGCTCCTGCTCTCGGAACTGCTGCTGAAGCAGTGGTTCGAGCCGGTGATCCCCTTCACCTTGATGATCGCGTTGCTGCTTTGGTTCTCCGCGACGATTCCCAACTACGCCGGACTAGAGAATTTGCTTTCGCTGATGCGGCTCTACGCCGAGTTCGGCTTCGTCGCCAGCGGTATGGCGTTCTGCCTGATCACCGGCGGCATTGATCTCAGCGTCGGCGCCATTTTCGCGCTCTGCAACTTCACCGCCCTGTTCCTGCTCAACGTCGCCGAGCTGCCGGTTCCGCTGGTCATCCTCGGCACGATGGCGGTCGGCGCGGCAGTCGGCGGCATCAACGGCCTGCTGATCGGCTATCTCAAGGCGCGCCCGTTTCTCACCACCCTGGTGACGCTGATCATCCTGCGCGCCTCGGTCAACATCCTGAACGAGAAATTCGCCACCGTCTTCGCCACCAACTCGGTCGACAGCGATGCCTGGGACTACCTCGGCGAAGGCTATGCGCTCGGCGTTCCCATCAATGCCGCGACGCTTATTGTCGTGCTGATCATCGGACACATCTTTCTCAGCCGCTCGCGCTACGGCTGGCACCTGACCGCCATTGGAGCCAGCCGCAAGGCGGCGCGCCACGCCGGCATTCCGGTCGAACGCATGCTGCTCTTCACCTATGCGCTGTCGGGCATGCTCTGCGCGATCGGCGGCGTCTTCTATGCCGCGCGCCAGAACAGCACGGATTCGACCACCGGCTATCTCTGGGAATTCCAGGCCCTGACCGCCGTCATCCTGGGCGGCGTCTCGCTTGCCGGCGGCAAGGGCACCATCTGGCGCGCCATGCTCGGCGGCGTCATCACCTTCGTCCTCACCAACGGCCTGGTCCGCATGGGCATCCCGGGCTACATCACCTCGGGGATCATCGGCATCATCCTGCTCGCGGCCGTCGGCATCGACGTCAAGTGGGCGAAGAACCGCGGCAAGGCAATCCAGAAGATTTACGTCAACCCGGCGGCTGTGCCCCTTGTCGACTCGCCCTCGCTGGAGCGCGGCAGCAACACGCCCTTTGCCCAGAATGACCGGCTGATCAACGCTGAAGCCATCGGCCTCAACCAGGTGGAGGGTCCCGAGGACGTCATTCTCGATCGGCACGACCGGCTCTACGGCAGCACCCGCGACGGCAACATCATTCGTTTCTCCGGCCCGAACTTCGAGCAGCGCGATGTCTTCGCCCATATCGGCGGACGGCCGCTCGGCATGCAGTTCGACCAGGACGAGAACCTCATCGTCGCCGTTGCCGGCATGGGCGTCTACGGCATCAAGCCGGACGGCACACTGTTCAAGGTGACCGACGAGACCAACCGCACCTGGTACAAGCTGAACGACGACAGCCGGTTGCGGATGGCGGACGATCTCGACATAGCGCCCGACGGCAAGATCTATTTCAGCGATTGCACCACGCGCTACGAGATGACGACCAATTCTCTCGACATCATGGAAGGGCGGCCGAATGGCCGTCTCGTCGTCTACGATCCCGCCACCAAGAAGACCTGGACGGTGATTAATCATTTCTACTTCCCGAACGGCATCTGCGTGTCGCACGACGGCAAGTCGGTGCTGATCGCCAGCACCTCGCTATGCCAGGTCTTCCGCTACTGGCTGGAAGGGCCGCGCAAGGGTGAACTGGAGGTCATCCTCGATAAGCTGCCCGGCAATTGCGACAACATCAACCGCGCCTCCGACGGCAACTACTGGCTGGCGCTGGTCGGCATCCGCACGCCGGTCTTCGATCTCGCCATGAAGAAGCCGGGCTTCCGGCTGCGCATGGTGAAGCAGGTGCCGACCGACGAATGGCTGGCGCCGGGGCTAAACCATGGCTGCGTGCTGAAATTCACAGAAAGCGGCGAGGTGCTGGAATCCTACTGGGATCCCACCGGCATCTCCCATTCGACCTTGACCTCGATGCGCGAGCACAAGGGGTATCTTTATCTCGGCGGGCTCGAGAACAACCGGATCGGTCGCATCAAGCTCGACAACGTGGACCCGACTTGGACCGGATATGAGGCCTATTGGGGTAATAAGCGACGGGACCGGGCATAG
- a CDS encoding hemolysin family protein: MLYLELGIVTILIVLNGLLAMSELAIVSSRPARLAGLVEKGVKGSRRALALASNPGKFLSTVQIGITLIGVLSGAFSGATLGLRLASWLSEAGLSPSVAETIGVGVVVTVITYASLIIGELVPKQIALRYPEAVAVRVAPAMVMLAKSSLPLVWLLDRSGKALLWLLGQRGEAEDKVSEDEIRSLVVEAENAGVLEPGEKEMIAGVMRLGDLPVGAVMTPRHEVSMIDLADPAPVIYRTLLHSNHSRFAVFEGNQEHALGIVQAKDMLDAYLAAQTPDIRQLIREAPIIPESLDARDVVAILRDSPVHMGLVYDEYGVFQGVVTSADILEAIVGAFHTAEGPAEPAFVKRDDASYLISGWVPAVEFAELLGIPLPTSRPYQTFAGFLLQEFGAIPNVGDKIEVKGWRFEIVDLDGRRIDKVLASRVNVS; this comes from the coding sequence GTGTTATATCTAGAACTCGGGATCGTCACGATCCTGATTGTCCTCAATGGCCTACTCGCCATGTCGGAGTTGGCTATCGTATCGTCGCGTCCGGCTAGGCTGGCCGGTCTTGTCGAAAAGGGCGTCAAAGGGTCCCGCCGCGCCCTCGCACTTGCATCCAATCCCGGCAAATTCCTGTCCACGGTTCAAATAGGCATCACGTTGATCGGCGTGCTATCCGGCGCTTTCTCCGGCGCTACGTTAGGGCTGCGTCTTGCATCTTGGTTGAGCGAGGCCGGATTGTCGCCCAGCGTCGCAGAGACGATCGGGGTAGGCGTTGTCGTGACCGTCATCACCTATGCCTCATTAATTATCGGCGAGCTTGTTCCAAAGCAGATTGCGCTACGCTATCCCGAGGCCGTGGCCGTCAGGGTTGCGCCGGCAATGGTGATGCTGGCCAAGTCATCGTTGCCTCTGGTCTGGCTATTGGATCGTTCCGGCAAGGCGCTGCTGTGGCTGCTAGGCCAGCGTGGCGAAGCGGAAGACAAGGTCAGCGAAGATGAAATTCGCTCGCTTGTTGTCGAGGCCGAAAATGCCGGTGTGCTGGAGCCGGGAGAAAAAGAGATGATCGCTGGCGTGATGCGATTGGGTGATCTTCCGGTGGGAGCCGTCATGACGCCTCGCCATGAAGTAAGCATGATCGATCTGGCCGATCCGGCTCCGGTGATCTACCGGACTTTGCTTCATAGCAATCACTCACGTTTTGCGGTTTTCGAAGGCAATCAGGAACATGCCCTTGGAATTGTGCAAGCCAAAGATATGCTCGATGCCTATTTAGCCGCACAGACGCCTGACATTCGGCAGCTAATTCGGGAAGCTCCCATCATTCCTGAGTCCCTCGATGCGCGAGACGTCGTCGCGATCTTGCGGGACTCGCCTGTGCATATGGGCCTTGTCTATGACGAGTATGGCGTTTTTCAAGGTGTCGTGACGAGCGCGGATATTCTGGAGGCGATCGTCGGCGCTTTTCACACCGCGGAAGGGCCAGCGGAGCCTGCCTTCGTAAAGCGCGATGATGCGTCTTATCTGATCTCGGGTTGGGTGCCCGCGGTCGAATTTGCAGAACTGCTCGGCATCCCGCTTCCTACTTCGCGCCCGTATCAAACCTTCGCGGGATTTTTGCTTCAAGAGTTCGGAGCCATTCCGAATGTGGGCGATAAAATTGAAGTCAAGGGCTGGCGTTTTGAGATTGTCGACCTGGATGGCAGACGAATTGACAAAGTCTTGGCAAGTCGAGTGAACGTCTCATGA
- a CDS encoding sugar ABC transporter substrate-binding protein, which yields MRPNRRTVLKGVASAAALGSAGALGAFSERALAQDDLRARILQIPGVGKGAPTDADWQKVGELCLGPTKANVKEGEFKGVELSFMGLNNQNLHNLLFRGFLKPWEAYTGAKISWIDLAQADYNPRLQQAIATGTVDFDILEMGAPFEGDVCGKGLASEMPDWVKKQIDINDYVDYLKPPVGTWNGKTYRVTIDGDCHNFNYRTDVFSDANLAKAWKDAGNQGDWGVPKTWQQVQAVTKFLKGKKFKGQNAVGYLDAPKPWGGFGFYFLGSRATAYAKHPDDKAWLFDVDTMKPRINNPAWVRAIQDVIDALPFEPADQLNADPNTTGFQQFLAGIGSMIPWWGDIGQVAKASDTSVVGDVVGFDILPGSDDVYNSKTGKWEKLASGPNHAPNCAYLGWGIYVMARVAGDERKHKAAWSAAAHVGGKDLSLWTVMYPSGFQVHRTSHSNIDEWVAAGYDKKYITSYLNSQFGSYNHPNRAVEPRIPGIFQYYSIAEDELTKIFAGRYDAQTGANNIAAAWEKLTDQIGREKQIALYKASLGTV from the coding sequence ATGCGACCGAACCGGCGTACGGTCCTCAAGGGAGTGGCCAGCGCGGCGGCCCTCGGTTCGGCCGGCGCTCTCGGCGCGTTTTCCGAGCGTGCGCTGGCACAAGATGATCTGCGTGCGCGGATCTTGCAGATTCCAGGCGTGGGCAAAGGCGCTCCAACCGACGCCGATTGGCAAAAGGTCGGCGAGCTTTGCCTCGGCCCGACCAAGGCGAACGTCAAGGAGGGCGAATTCAAGGGCGTCGAACTCTCCTTCATGGGATTGAACAACCAGAATCTACACAATTTGCTGTTTCGCGGTTTCCTGAAACCGTGGGAGGCCTATACGGGTGCAAAAATTTCCTGGATCGACCTCGCTCAGGCTGATTACAATCCACGACTGCAACAAGCGATCGCGACCGGCACGGTCGACTTCGACATCCTCGAAATGGGTGCTCCGTTCGAAGGCGATGTGTGCGGCAAGGGCCTGGCGTCGGAGATGCCGGACTGGGTCAAGAAGCAGATCGATATCAATGATTATGTGGACTATTTGAAGCCGCCGGTCGGCACCTGGAACGGCAAGACCTACCGGGTCACCATCGACGGCGACTGCCACAACTTCAATTACAGGACCGACGTTTTCTCCGACGCCAATCTGGCCAAGGCCTGGAAGGACGCTGGCAACCAGGGCGACTGGGGCGTGCCGAAAACCTGGCAGCAGGTCCAGGCCGTGACCAAGTTCCTCAAGGGCAAGAAATTCAAAGGCCAGAATGCGGTCGGCTACCTCGACGCGCCAAAACCCTGGGGTGGGTTCGGCTTCTATTTCCTCGGCAGCCGCGCCACGGCTTACGCGAAGCATCCGGACGACAAGGCCTGGCTGTTCGATGTCGACACGATGAAGCCACGCATCAACAATCCGGCTTGGGTTCGCGCCATTCAGGACGTCATCGACGCGCTGCCGTTCGAGCCGGCCGATCAGCTGAACGCCGATCCGAACACCACCGGCTTCCAGCAATTTTTGGCCGGCATCGGCTCGATGATCCCCTGGTGGGGCGATATCGGCCAGGTGGCGAAAGCGAGCGACACTTCCGTCGTCGGCGACGTCGTAGGCTTCGACATCCTGCCCGGATCGGACGACGTCTACAATTCCAAGACGGGCAAATGGGAAAAGCTCGCAAGCGGTCCGAACCATGCACCCAATTGTGCCTATCTCGGTTGGGGCATTTACGTCATGGCAAGAGTTGCCGGCGACGAACGCAAGCACAAGGCGGCGTGGAGCGCGGCCGCGCATGTCGGCGGCAAGGATCTGTCGCTCTGGACCGTGATGTATCCGTCTGGCTTCCAGGTTCACCGGACCAGCCATTCCAACATCGACGAATGGGTGGCCGCGGGCTACGACAAGAAATACATCACGTCTTATCTGAACTCGCAATTTGGCTCGTATAATCACCCGAACCGTGCCGTCGAGCCGCGCATTCCCGGTATTTTCCAGTACTACAGCATCGCGGAAGACGAGCTGACCAAGATCTTCGCCGGCCGGTACGACGCGCAGACCGGCGCCAATAACATCGCAGCCGCGTGGGAAAAGCTGACCGACCAAATCGGCCGAGAGAAGCAGATCGCGCTCTACAAGGCGTCGCTCGGGACGGTGTAA
- a CDS encoding TerC family protein has translation MFEFLSTDVLTTLFEIVLINLMLSGDNAIVIGLAAAGLPQAQQGKAILIGIVAATILRILFAGLARQILQIVGLLLAGGILLLWVCWKMWRELRASSAVAIEAKEATGAVAGTYGEDKPRKTLVQASWQIIVADVSMSLDNVLAVAGAAREHPVVMIFGLGLSIAMMGVAASLIARLLQNHRWIAYVGLAVILYVAVEMMLRGTLDIIKAAST, from the coding sequence GTGTTTGAATTTCTCAGCACAGATGTCCTGACTACATTATTTGAGATCGTTCTGATCAACCTCATGCTCTCTGGCGATAACGCCATCGTCATCGGCCTTGCTGCTGCGGGCCTGCCTCAGGCGCAACAAGGCAAGGCGATTCTGATCGGCATCGTCGCCGCGACGATCTTGCGCATTCTGTTCGCCGGGCTGGCGAGGCAAATTCTGCAGATCGTCGGCCTGCTACTCGCGGGCGGGATTCTGTTGTTGTGGGTTTGCTGGAAAATGTGGCGGGAGTTGCGCGCGTCCTCGGCAGTGGCCATAGAAGCGAAGGAGGCTACTGGAGCAGTCGCAGGAACATATGGCGAAGACAAGCCCCGCAAAACACTCGTCCAAGCGAGTTGGCAGATTATCGTGGCTGACGTTTCCATGTCGCTCGACAATGTCTTGGCCGTCGCAGGGGCGGCACGCGAGCATCCAGTGGTCATGATTTTCGGCCTGGGGCTTTCTATTGCGATGATGGGCGTGGCCGCTTCCCTCATTGCGCGCCTTCTGCAAAATCATCGATGGATTGCTTACGTTGGTCTGGCCGTCATTCTCTACGTCGCAGTTGAGATGATGCTTCGCGGAACATTGGATATCATAAAGGCTGCGTCGACATGA
- a CDS encoding RbsD/FucU family protein: MLKSIDPMLNADVLYALRAMGHGDDLVICDANFPADAVARQSVLGRLLRIDNVTAGRAARAILSVLPLDSFVDKPALRMQIVGEPDEVPVVQIEVQHEIDAAQGGHLPMGSIERFAFYELAKKSYCVIQTGERRFYGCFVFKKGVIGPDAA; the protein is encoded by the coding sequence ATGCTGAAGTCGATTGATCCAATGTTGAATGCGGACGTCCTTTACGCGTTGCGGGCGATGGGCCATGGCGACGACCTCGTCATCTGCGACGCGAATTTTCCTGCCGACGCGGTCGCCCGTCAGAGCGTGCTGGGGCGGCTGCTGCGGATCGATAACGTAACGGCCGGCCGGGCGGCCCGCGCGATCCTTTCAGTGCTGCCGCTGGATTCCTTTGTCGACAAGCCGGCTTTGCGGATGCAAATCGTCGGCGAACCCGACGAGGTCCCTGTGGTGCAGATCGAGGTGCAGCATGAGATCGACGCTGCGCAGGGCGGCCATTTGCCGATGGGCTCGATCGAGCGATTTGCCTTCTACGAACTTGCGAAGAAATCCTATTGCGTGATCCAGACCGGCGAACGGCGCTTCTACGGCTGCTTCGTGTTCAAGAAGGGAGTGATTGGGCCCGACGCAGCCTAA
- a CDS encoding sugar ABC transporter substrate-binding protein, with protein MLQKSFMTKAALTLAGFALVAGAPFIALAQEEGGTKTAHELRTGYNKAVEGKTIAFLPIALGVPLQDEWERVVRTEAAWRGMKYVVRDPNNNPSAMQQALTALVNDKPDVLIVQNPSVTLLMKELKRAEAQGTHVIQVNMSSNYKSDAFVGADWYEVGRLLAEDVVKECGAGSGKSGKVSIVQGELTAAASVDQIGGIMDTFKKDPSIKVVSNQAANWDANAALNITSTVIQQNPDLCASIGFWGIMESGASQAIRNAGKIDQVKVYASGEGSQLDCDQVNQGNFYKFLSYKATEQGHDLVSAAVTLLEDNQKPGGKHYSYYTQPIWLDKSNASGGNCFALPKTAATSPVPMAPTTDKK; from the coding sequence ATGTTGCAGAAATCATTCATGACGAAGGCGGCCTTGACACTTGCCGGCTTCGCGCTGGTGGCGGGGGCGCCCTTTATCGCGCTCGCGCAAGAGGAAGGTGGCACGAAGACGGCGCATGAGCTTCGAACCGGCTACAATAAGGCTGTCGAAGGCAAGACCATCGCCTTCCTGCCGATCGCGCTCGGTGTGCCATTGCAGGACGAATGGGAGCGCGTGGTGCGGACCGAAGCGGCCTGGCGCGGCATGAAGTATGTGGTGCGAGACCCCAACAATAATCCGTCGGCAATGCAACAGGCGCTGACCGCCCTGGTCAATGACAAGCCGGATGTGCTGATCGTGCAGAACCCGAGCGTCACGCTGCTGATGAAGGAGCTGAAGCGGGCCGAGGCCCAGGGCACTCATGTCATCCAGGTGAACATGTCCTCCAACTACAAGTCGGACGCCTTCGTCGGCGCGGACTGGTATGAGGTCGGCCGTCTGCTGGCCGAGGACGTTGTCAAGGAATGTGGCGCCGGCAGCGGCAAGTCAGGCAAGGTCTCGATCGTGCAGGGCGAGCTCACCGCCGCAGCCAGCGTTGATCAGATCGGCGGCATCATGGACACCTTCAAGAAGGATCCTTCGATCAAGGTCGTCTCGAACCAGGCAGCGAACTGGGATGCAAATGCCGCGCTCAACATTACCTCGACAGTGATCCAGCAGAACCCCGACCTCTGCGCCAGCATCGGCTTTTGGGGCATCATGGAATCAGGAGCGTCTCAGGCGATCCGTAACGCGGGCAAGATCGATCAGGTAAAGGTTTATGCCTCGGGCGAGGGCTCGCAGCTCGATTGCGACCAGGTCAACCAGGGGAACTTCTACAAGTTCCTGAGCTACAAGGCGACCGAGCAGGGCCACGACCTGGTTTCCGCCGCCGTCACCTTGCTGGAAGACAACCAGAAGCCGGGTGGCAAGCACTATTCGTACTACACGCAGCCGATCTGGCTCGACAAGAGCAACGCCAGTGGCGGCAATTGTTTCGCCCTGCCGAAGACGGCAGCAACCTCGCCGGTGCCGATGGCGCCAACGACCGACAAGAAGTAG